CAATGCTATCCCCCAAGGGCCGGCTGATCGGCGATTTCACCATTTCCTGCCTGTGCGAGGAAGAGTTCCAGCTCACCGCCTCCTATGGCTCCCAAGCCTATCACATGCGCTGGTTCCTGCAGAATATCGACGACGGCACCAGCGTTGAGAACATCTCCGACACCCGCAACGGGTTCCAGATCGCAGGCCCCCGCGCGAAGGAGGTTCTGCAAGCCTGCACCCGTCAGGATATCTCCGACATCCGCTTTATGGATGTGCGCCGCATGACCGTGGGCATGGCCGACTGCATCGTGCAGCGCGTCAGCTATACCGGTGATCTGGGCTATGAGATCTACTGCGACCTGCCCAGCCAGCGGTCCCTGTGGGACAGCCTTTGGTCGGCCGGCCAAACGCATGGAATGAAGCCTTTTGGCATGCGGGCGATGATGTCGCTGCGTCTGGATAAATTCTTCGGCTCCTGGCTCAGTGAGTTCTCGCCAGATTACACCGCTGCGGAAACCGGCCTGGATCGCTTCATCTCCTTCAGGAAAGACGTCGATTTTATCGGTCGCGCCGCCGCCGAGGCGGAACGCACAACAGGGGCCGCCCGCCAGCTCTGCGCCTTTGAGGTGACGGTAGAGGATGCTGATGTGACCGCCTACGAACCCATCTGGCACGCGGGCGCGGTGGTGGGCTTCTGCACGTCGGGCGGCTATTCCCACCACGCGCAGAAATCCATCGCCCTCGGGCTCATCCCCCGCGATCTGGCGCAGGACGGGCTGGAGGTGGAGATCGAAATCCTCGGCAAAATGCGTGCCGCACGGCTGATCACCACACCGCTGTTTGACGCCGACGGCGCCCGCATGCGCGGCTGATCCGGCAAGGCGGGTCAGTACTTCTGACCCGCCCTCCCCCCTGTTGCAGAGCCTGCGCGCGCTGTGTCCCGGATATTGCGCAACGGATAGGGCTGTCTCCGGTCCCAATGTTTCGCACGCGAAACATCCCGTCAGCATCTCTGACCTTTCACCGCCGCTTTTGCTGGACCCGCCCCCTCTTCTGGCTCAAAATATCCCCGCCGGAGGCATCCAACAGCCCAAGCAAACGCCGGGGAGGCGACAGATATGACCGCCATCGCCACGCTCATCCTCGCTGCGGGGCGCGCCTCGCGGATGCGGGGGCGCGATAAGCTGTTGGAGTCGGTTGACGGCACCCCGCTTCTGGTGCGGATCTGCGCGGCTGCGAAGCACAGCGCAGAGACCACCTATGTCACCCTGCCAACGCCCGACCATCCCCGCGCCACAGTGATCCGCGACCACTGCCAGGACGCCAGACCTGTCTATGTGCCGGACGCAGACGAGGGCATGGCCGCCTCCATCCGCGCAGGCATTGGCGCGCTTTCTCGGGCCTATGATGCAGTGATGATCCTGCCCGCCGATATGCCGGAGCTGACAGCCAGCGACCTCGCGCAAGTTGTAGCGCAGAGCAACTCCACCCCGGATCAGATCCTGCGGGCCACCAGCGTTGACGGGACATTTGGTCACCCGGTGGTGTTTCCGCGCCGATACTTCGCCGCACTCAGCCAGTTGACCGGCGATCAGGGCGCGCGCGCAATCCTACGGGAGGCGCAGCATCAGGGCGCGGTGATCTGCCCGGTCCTCCTGCCCGACCAACATGCGCTCACCGATCTCGACACGCCAGAGGCCTGGGCTGCCTGGCGTCAGGCCCGCAAATCTCCTCCAACGGGATAAGACGATCTACCTCAGTGGATGAACCACTGCACGCCGCCCTTGCGGTCACGCTGTGGTCGGGGCGTTGGGCTGGGCATTGATGGCTGCGCCTGCAATTGGGGAAACAACATCAGCACTTCCTCCCTTTGGGCCCGGTCCAATCCGCGTTGGGATTGATCGGCAGGCTGAAAGCACTCGATCCACGCCCCGTCCGCGCAGACCACCTCATGGCCCTCACAGACAAAATGGATGTAGTCGATGGAGGACGTCTCCACCGCATCCACCCCGGACAGTCCGGTCAGATGTTTCGCAGCGACCAGAATCTCGCGGTCCTCAAAATAGAACGCCGTCTTGTCATTGGTGATCAGAACGCGGTGGTTGGGGCTGAGCAGCAGATCCCGCTCCGGCATCCCATTGCCAAGCGCCCCCTCCGCAACCAGCACCGGCTGCAAATGCGCCGCTCCTTGCAAGGCGTTGCGGTCCAGCTGCCGCTGCCCGATCCAGCGAATGGGCTGCAGACCGTTGTCGCGGGTCATCACCCGATCCCCAACGCTCAGATCCTCGACGGCGCAGGCCCCATAGGGGGTTGCAATGGTTGTTCCGGGCGTAAAGCAGGGCACGTTGCAGTCTCCGTTCCAAAGCCGCTCCACCCCGGTCGCAAACCTCGTGCAACCGGCCATCGGCCTGCTTTGGTGTCGTTAAATCGGGCCGCACCTCTCGGCACGGCATAGAAGAGAGCACCACTCATTCTGTGGCAGCATTGAAGGTATCCTACGCAGACCCCTGCGCCCAAAAAAGAACAAAATCTTAATCAGCATCCCGTCGCCGACCTGCCCGGAGAGGGACGTGCTGAGAACCCCTGCCTGCGAGGGCGCGATTGTTTCCAAGCGCGATGGTGTGATTGGCCTGATCCGGCCAAAATGGGCCGAGAGAGCCGGTGAACTCCCGCCGTTTGTTGCGCCAATACGAACAATTGAACGGCAGCTGTTCCAACAGATCGCCTCTGAGGTTTTGCATTGCCCATCAGGATGGACCACAGGTTGTCCCGCGACGCGCAACAATATGGAAAATTTAAGGCAACTTATCGTGAAGTGCGCCAAAGCTCCGATTCGCGGCCATCTATGCGTTTCGGTCAGCGCGCAGAGCTGCCGCTAGGTCAATTCTGCCGCACGTTTGCGAAATGCTGCATAGCCTGCCTCATAGCCATCGCGCAGCTGCGGATCAGGCGCGACGGTCATCGCACTCTCCGGTGCGGTCAACACCTCTGCCGGGTCATCCCCGGTGACCGCCAGCCGCGCCAGCCGTGCCGCACCAAGTGCCGCGCCAAATTCACCATCCTTGGGCAGCTGCAGCGGTAGATCCAATATGGTGGCCAGCAGTTTGACCCAATAGGCAGACTTACTGCCCCCGCCGATGACCAGACAGCTGTCGATTTCCGCACCGGTCTTGCGCAACGCCTCAAGACAGTCGCGCAGACCATAGCAAACCCCTTCCATCACCGCGCGGGCCAGATCCTCCGCCGTGGTGGCGATGGACAGCCCCTGAAACCCGCCGCGCAGGCTGGCAGAATTATGCGGCGTCCGCTCACCGGACAGATAGGGCATGAATGTCACCGGCCCCGGCGGTTGCAGCTCCTCGCCAAGGCCTGCCGTCAGATCCGCAGGGCTTTGCCCGGTGATACGGCCCAGCCAGTTCATGCAGTCGGTTGCCGACAGCATGACGCCCATCTGATACCAGCGATCCGGGATTGCATGGCAGAAGGTATGAACAGCCGTTGCAGGGTCGGGGCGAAACCCGTCCCGCGCCGTCAGCACCACACCGGAGGTGCCAAGCGAGACAAACCCCTGCCCCGGCGCCATTACGCCCGTCCCGCAGGCCGCAGCGGCATTATCACCTGCGCCCCCGGCGATTGTGACTGGCCCCGTCAGCCCCCAGCGAACGGCCAGTTCGGGACGCAGGGTACCGGCAGCCGCGCTGCCCTCGACCAGATCTGGCATCTGATCGCGGCGCATATGCCCGGCTTCCAGCAGCCATTCTGACCAGTCCCGCGCGCCAACATCCAACCAGGAGGTGCCCGCGCTATCGGACATATCCGCCACATGGCGACCTGTCAGATGCAGGTTGAGGTAAGCCGCGGGCAGCAGGACCTTGGCGGTATTGGCAAATATCTCCGGCTCGTGGCGCTGCACCCACAAAAGTTTCGGCGCGGTGAACCCCGGAAAGACGATATTGCCGCTCAGATCTCGGACCTTCTCGGCGGCATCCAGCTCAGCCGCCTCAGCGGCCGAACGGGTGTCGTTCCACAGGATGCAGGGCCTCAGCACCTGATCGGAACCATCCAGCAACACCGCACCGTGCATATGACCGGCAACCGCAATGCCGCAAATATCGCTGTATCCGGGGCTGCCCTGCAACTGTGCCATCGCCTGATCCAGAGCGGTGATCCAGTCGCCGGGATCCTGTTCCGACCAGCCGGGATGGGGGGTTTGCACGTCATACTGCGCCTCTGCCGAGGCGACAGGCTTGCCGGCTGCATCGGTCATCAGCGCGCGCAGCCCCGATGTGCCAAGATCAATACCAAGATACATGTCTGTCCCCTCTCCCGATTACCCCGTGGACCTGCCCCCTCAGACGAAGCGGTTGACCAGCGCCTCCAGCTGTTCCTGACGGCCGGAAACCGGCTGCGGATTGAGCGCCTTGGCCTCGGCCTGATCGGCGATAGCCTCCAGCGTGGCCCCCTCGGCCAGATAGGCCTGCGCCTCGGCAGTGGTCCAACCGGCGTAACGGTCGCGGCGCTTTGCCTCCAGGCTATCGCTCTCCAACATGGCGGCTGCGGCGCGCAGCCCCCGTGCGCAGACATCCATTGCGCCCACATGGGCGGCGATCAGATCCTCGGCGTCCAGCGACTGGCGGCGCAGTTTGGCGTCGAAATTGGTACCGCCAGTCTTCAGCCCACCACCGCGCAGGATTTCGTAATAGGCCAACGCCACCTCCGGTACATTATTGGGAAACTGATCGGTGTCCCAACCGGACTGATAGTCATTGCGGTTCATGTCGATGGAGCCAAAGATCCCCAGCGCCTTGGCCATGGCGATCTCATGTTCGAAGCTGTGACCGGCAAGGATCGCATGACCCTGTTCGATATTAACCTTCACCTCCTTCTCAAGACCAAAGCGTTTGAGGAAGCCGTAAACGGTGGCCACGTCGTAGTCATATTGGTGTTTGGTCGGCTCCTGCGGCTTCGGCTCAATCAGGATGGCCCCTTTGAAGCCGATCTTGTGTTTGTAATCGACCACCATCGACAGGAAGCGGCCCATCTGCTCCAGCTCCCGCGACAGATCGGTGTTGAGCAGGGTTTCATACCCCTCACGTCCGCCCCAAAGGACATAATTCTCGCCGTTGAGACGATGGGTCAGATCCATGCAGGCCCGCACGGTTGAGGCACAATAGGCGAAGACATCCGGATCGGGGTTGGTGCTGGCCCCGGACATATAGCGGCGGTTGGAGAACATATTGGCTGTCCCCCACAGAAGTTTCGGACCACCGTCTGCCATTTTCTGTTCCAGCAGATCGCCGATCTGGTTCAGGCGTTTGTGGCTTTCGGCAAGGCTTGCGCCCTCTGGCCGGATATCGTGGTCATGGAAACAGTAGTAAGGCACGCCAAGAATGCGGAACATGTCAAAGGCCGCATCCGCCTTCATACGCGCCAGATCCATGGTGTCAGCGGGGAACCACGGACGCTGAAACGTCTGGCCGCCAAAGGGATCGTTCCCCTCCCACACGAAGTTGTGCCAGTAGCAAACGGCAAAGCGCAGGTGGTCCTCCATCCGTTTGCCCATCACAATTTCGTCCGGGTTGTAGTGGCGATAGGCCAGCCCGTCGCTCTCGGGGTTGTAGGTGATTGCTGCAATGTCGTCGAAATAGCCAGCCATGATCAGGCCCCCTCTTCTGGCCCGACCGCAGACTGCGGGGGCATGTTGTGTTTGAAATGAACCGCCGGGGTGATTTGCCCCGCCAATGGATCAACCGGCTGCCCGTCACTGAGGGCGACAAGGGCAGCAAGGGCGGCAGTGATCTCCTGCGCCGGTTTCTGATCGATCACCGCATCTATGAGCCCCTGCGCCACCGCATCGCGGGTGGCCGCGCAAAGTTCGTGGCTGATCACCACCGGCCTGTCGTCCTGCTGTGTCCCCGCAAGCGCCGAAATCAGACCCGAAATACCCGCGCCAAGATTGTAGATGCCGGAAATGTCGGGGTTGGCGCGCAGGGCGCGGCACAATGCCTGTTCGAGGATATCCGGATCATCGCCGGTTTCCAGCGGCGGCAGGATGCGCAGATCCGCTGACACCACATCACAAAAGCCTGCATAGCGATCGGCGTGGTCGCGGGCGTTGAGGCTGCCGGTGATGGGCAGGATCTGGCCCTGCGCTGCAGCACCACCGCGATGGGCCAGCCTCATCAGATCGCCGGCCGTGCGCCCGGCGCTGCGGTTATCAATGCCAACATAGGTATCGCGGGCCTGCGCGGCACTGTCCGCAACCAGTGTCACCACGGCAACGCCCTGCGCCCGCAGCCCGGTCAGCGCTGCGTCGACGCTCGGATCCTGCACCGCGACGAGGCAGACACCGTCATAGCCCTCTGCGGCGCAGGCTTCCAGCGCACAGGTCAGCGCGGCAGCATCAAAGGGGGGCACTTGGGTGAGGGTGATCTGCTGGCGGGCCTGAGACCGGGCTGCGACTTCCTGCTCCAGATCTGCGTGCAGCGTCGCAAAGAACCCCTCCTGCGCAGCAGGCATCAGCACCGCAAAGCGATACCGGCGGCGACGCGACAGATTGGCCGCGGTGATATCGCGTTGATAGCCCAGATCGGCAATCGCCGCGCGCACGCGGTCCTGCGATTTCTTGGCCACCCCGCCCCGGTTGTTCAACACCCGGTCCGCCGTGGCGTAGCTGACCCCAGCCGCCGCAGCGACATCATGTAATGTGGGTTTTCCCATGCGTGCGGTCCATCTGCTCCCGTAGGTTGTGATAGACGTATATCATTTTCTGATAGACGTCTATCATTTTGTCAGTCGAGCATCGATTGACCACGATTTGACAGGTTGCAGGGCAAGGTACAGGACAAGGGCGGAAACGCAAAAAGCCACCACATGCGGTGGCGGCTGTCATAAAACCATCTTGGTTTAGATGTTATGGCGGAGAGACAGGGATTCGAACCCTGGAGACGGTCTCCCGCCTACACACTTTCCAGGCGTGCGCCTTCGACCACTCGGCCACCTCTCCGTTGGGCGGACTTTTGACGGATCGCGGGGGCAATTGCAAGAGCGAAAACAGCAAAAAATTCACTCTTTCCCAAACTTATTTCCGCGCCCCGCTCAGCCCCCCAAATGCAGGTAGACCCGGCGGTTCTGTTTTCCCTTTTTTTCAACCTTTCCAAGGCGGATAGGGCCAATCTCGGCGGTGCTGCGCACGTGGGTACCGCCGCAGGGTTGCAGGTCGATCTGCTCATCTGCACTGCCGATCCGCACCAGACGGATACGACCATTGCCGCGGGGCGGCGCCACCGACATGGTTTTCACCAATTCGGGGTTTGCTTCCAGTTCAGCCTCGGTGATCCAACGTTCGCTGACCTCCAGATCGCGCGCGATCAGGGCGTTGAGCGCATCCTCCAGTGCCTGCTTGTCCTCGGGTGCCTCGGGCATATCGAAATCAAGCCGGCCCTTTTCGGCACCAATGGACCCGCCAGAGACCGGCAGAGGAATGACCACCGACAGAAGATGCAGCGCCGTATGGACACGCATATGGCCAAAGCGGCGGTCCCAATCCAAGGCCTGTGTGACCTCTTGGCCGACAGCTGGCAGAGGCTTACTCTCGGCAGGGATCAGGACAATCCGGCCCGCCTCCCCCTTCACCGTGTTGGTGATGGGCAAATGGTGATCCCCTGCCCCATCGGACCAGCTGAGACTGCCGGTATCACCCGGTTGTCCGCCCCCAGTTGCGTAGAAGACGGACTGGTTCAGAACCAGCCCGCCTTCGCTTGTGTGTTCGGTGATCTGTGCCGGGGCCTGCTGTGCATAGGCGTCGGTCAGAAACAGTTGCTCAGTCATCGATCGGCGTCTCCGTCTTCGCTGCCATCCCCATCGTCGGCGCTGGACAGATCGTCAAGATCAGGACGATCCGGGCGTTTCTTGCTCGGGGATGGGGGTGGATTTGAGGCTGTCACCGCAGCCTCGGGGGCCTTGATACCCTGCGCGGCCTCAGTTGCGGCCGCAGCGAGCGCATCGGGATTGCGAATCCAGATATCGCGCTGGGCGAAGGGGATCTCGATCCCGGCCTCGTCGAAGCGGCGGGCGATATCGTAGTTCATGTCGGATTTCACCGACAGAACCCAGTTCACATCCCGCAGGATGGCGCGGATCTCAAAGTTGAGACTGTCCGCCCCAAAGCCCTGGAACACCACCGAAGGCGGCGGGTTCATCAGCACCATCGGATGCGCCTTGGCGACCTCCATCAGGATGGCCTCTACCTTGCGCGGGTCGGTGCCGTAGCTGACGCCGACGGGCACAATCACCCGGCCCACGGTATTGCCGCGGGTGTAGTTGGTGACGGTACCGGTGATCAGGTCCGAGTTCGGCACGATGACATCGGTGCGGTCGAAGGTCTCAATCCGGGTGGAGCGCACAGAAATGTCGCGCACATAGCCCATCAGGCCGCCGACCTCGATCCAGTCGCCCTTGGACACCGGGCGTTCGACCAGCAGGATAATGCCGGAGACAAAGTTGGACACGATGGTTTGCAGGCCAAAACCGATGCCCACGGACAGCGCACCAGCCACGATGGCAAGAGAGGACAGATCAAGCCCCGCCATCGACACCGCAACCAGAGCCGCCAGGAATATCCCGACATAGCCCATCCCGGAGGCGATAGCGTTCTGGCCGCCAACATCAATGCGGGTTTTGGGCAGCAGCGCATTGCGCAGACTGCCCTGCACCAACCGGGTGAGACCGTAGCCAACGGCAAAAATCGCCACAAAGGTGATGAAGGCGGTGGGCGAAATCCGGGTATCCCCGACCTGGAAGCCTTCGAGAAAGTTCGACCAGAGTTCGGTCAGGTCCGCCACCCGCGCGCCCCAGATCAGCGCCAGCAGCGGCAGCGCCAGAAGCGCCAGCGCAAAGCCGATCAGGGCGGCAAAGAGCGAGTCGCGTGCGGCCATGCCCTTGCCGCTGACAAACCCGTAGAGATCGCCAAGAAACCGGTGCAGTACAAACAGACCCGCCAGCACCGCCAGCGTCAGCATCGACGGGTAGATCACCGATTCAGCCGCATTGAGATAGCCGATGGCCGCCAGAACCGGACCGGCGAAACCAAGCAGATAAATGCTGCGCCGGACCACCGCGATAATCCGGTTGGCACCGGCGGCAATCGCGCCTTCCTCGCCGTCCTCGTCGCTCTGTGCCTGACGCTGTTTGGCACCGATCCGGTGCAAGCGCAGCAGGATCAGTGCAGCGCAGGTGATCAGCGGGAAGGCGTAGACGGCGGCGCTGCTTTCGGGGATGTTCTGGATCCGCTCGATCGTGGCGAAGGCGTCCTGAAGCACCAGGATCACCGCCATCATGTCGATCAGAAAACGGGTCTCGGCCTGATTGCCCTCCTGCACCGGCAGCAGATCGTTTTCGATCTGGTTGGCATAGAGCTGCTCACCCAGCCAGTGAAAGGAGAGAATGATGAAGGCCCAGGCGGGGACGGAATCCAGAATGATACTGCCGCGCACGCCAAGGATGCCCGAAAGATCAACTGCCGCTGCCAGAAAGATCACACCGATGAGCGGCAGCAGCACCTGCAGAAGCGAGACCACAAAGGTCCAGACCCCGGTCCCGCGCGCGCCGTAGCGGCGCAGATAATCGCCGGCCCGATGGGCCCATGACCGACCGCGCGTGATCAGCAGCAAACCAATGAGCAAGACGGCGATCAGCCCGACCAGATCACCGCTGATGCGTTCGCTGGTGGTGTCATTGCGCAGCTGCGACAGGGTTTCATTGCCCACCGCGCGACTGGCGTGGACCAGATCCCGCAGCGCACCGGGCCAGTGTTCGGGATTGAGCGGCGAGGTGCCACGTTCGAACAGGCGTTTGGTCAGGCGCTCGCGGACGATCTTGTCGACCTCGTTGATGAGACCATCGGCACGGCTGTAGGCTTCCTCCGCGACGATACGCGGAACCTTGAGCTGATTGAGCTGCTGGGTCAGTGCAGCGCGCAGCTGGGCGATATCTTCGGGCTCTTCCTCGCCCTCACCGGGGGCGGCGCCTAGCGCGTCAAGCTGACCCTGAAGGGTTTGAATACGTTCGCCATTTTCGCCACGCTTGACCTGAAAGGTCTGCCGGAAATCAGCCAGCTCACTGCGCAGCTGTTCCAGCGCGAGATTAGACGCGCGGCTGGCGTCGATGACATTCTCGGCCCGATTGGCGGTGCGCAGCCAGTCCTCATAGTAGGATTTGGCACGCGCATCGAGCTGGGCCAGAGCGGGAAAGGCCAGGCTGATCAGAAGAACCAGCCCGGCCAGACATTTCACAAAACCACGCATGAGGGCGATCATACGTCCTCAAACACGCCGGGGATAGAGGCCGGAGTGTGGGTCATCCAATCCGGCACCGGCAGATCTTTTTCGCGCAGGAAATCCGGGTTGAACAGTTTTGACTGGTAGCGCGTGCCATAGTCACAGAGCACGGTGACGATGGTTTTGCCCGGCCCCATATCCTTGGCCATGCGCACCGCACCAGCGATATTGATCGCCGAAGAGCCCCCCAGAACCAAGCCCTCCTCGTGCAGCAGATCAAAGACATAGGGCAGCGCGTCGCGGTCCTCAATCTGGTAGCAGAAATCGGGTTTGAAGCCTTCGAGGTTCTTGGTGATGCGGACCTGACCGATGCCTTCCGCAATGGAGCCGCCTTCGGTCGCGATTTCACCAGTGGTGTAATAGGAATAAAGCGCGGCCCCCATCGGGTCGGCCAGACCAATCTTCACGCCTTTGGGCTGGAGCACATCGGCCACACCTGCCAGCGTGCCGCCAGAACCGACCGCGCAGACAAAGCCATCAACCTTGCCCCCGGTCTGTTCCCAGATCTCCGGTGCGGTTGTTTCAACATGAGCCTGTCGGTTGGCGACATTGTCGAACTGATTGGCCCAGATTGCGCCATTGGGTTCGGTCTTGGCCAGCTCCTTGGCCAGACGCTCCGAATAGCGGACAAAGTTGTTGGGATTACGATACGGCGCTGCGGGCACCTGCACCAGTTGGGCACCGGCCAGCCGCAACATGTCCTTTTTCTCTTCGGACTGGGTCTCGGGGATGACGATCACCGTCTTGAACCCCATCGAGGCCCCAACCAGCGCCAGGCCGATACCGGTGTTGCCGGCGGTGCCCTCAACGATGGTGCCGCCCGGTTTCAGATCCCCGCGCACGATGGCGTCCTTGATGATATAAAGTGCCGCGCGGTCCTTGACCGACTGGCCGGGGTTCATGAATTCGGCCTTCCCCAGAATCTCACATCCGGTTTCATCGCTGACGCGGTTCAGGCGGATCAGAGGCGTGTGGCCGATCGCGTCGGCCAAGTCATGTGCAATGCGCATGGTATCCCTTTCGATCATTCCCGTTGAGATGTAGCCAAGGCATTGGACAACCACAAGCCGAGATGCAGATCACATGCTAGGTTGCCCGCACCTTGTCAGCGTTCGCGGTGCCGCAGCCGGTCACGATGACGTGACAGCCAGAGTGCTGCGGTGACCAGTGGCATATCCTGATAGCTGTGATCATCAATCCCGCGCATCAGGTCGTCATAGGGGATGATCTGGCTGCGGATATCCTCGTTCTCGCTTTCCAGCCCGCCACCGCCTGCGATGTTCTCAAGGTCGCAAACGCCTATGAAGATGTGCAAAAACTCGCCCGACGCGCCACTGGACGGATAGACCCGTGTCACGGTTTCAAGTTGGTCGATGGTCAGACCGGCCTCCTCCATCGCCTCGCGGTGGGCCGCCTGTTCAGGGGTTTCGCCGGGATCAATCAGCCCTGCCACCGGTTCCCACATCCACGGGCGCCGGTTGCCGGCGATATAGGTAGCCGCGCGGAACTGTTCGATCAGCAGCACCGCATCACGGCGGGGATCATAGGGCAGGACAACAGCCGCCTGCCCGACCAGCGCCACGCCGCGGTTCACCACCGGGCTGAGGCTACCGTCGTAGCGGCGAAACTGAAGATCCATCTCTTCCATGGCGAAGAAGTTAAGGTAGGCGCGTTTATGTTCATGCACCACCACATCGCGGGCAAGATCATGATACGGATCCCCCGGACGGTTCTGCGCCGCCAACCACGCCGCGGCACGGATACGGATCGGGCGGAAACGCTCGGCCACCTCAGCGGCGGTCAGACGCCCCCGATAGGCCATGACCTCCTCTGCGGCGCGCAAGGACAACGCGCCCCAGTCAGCCTGCCATGCCGCCAGATCCCAAGGATCCCCCGTCTGCCAGAGGCCGGGGTCCGGAAAATAGACATCGGCCGGGGCGCTGCCACCTGCGTCCAGCTCCACCGTGACGCGGCGCAGCGCATAGTCGAACCCGCCTTCGTAATAGTTCAGGGCGTCGATATCGCCCTGTGTGAGGCCACGCAGCAAGAGACCCGGTGCGCCGTGACCGGCGCGGGCCTCGATTGCGGGAAAAGGCTGATCCACCACCGAAAAGGCCCCGTGATCCGGTAAATGGGCGGGGAGCATATCCAGCGCGCTACTGGGCCGCCCCAATACCAGTTCGAGCAGCGGCACATGGCGCAGGCTGCCGTAAACAAAGAGATCAACCACAGTCGTTATCCTATTGGCATTATGTCATTTAGCGCCAGCGGGCCGCAGCATTCTCGGTCACGAGACCGGCCAAGATGCCGCCGATGACCAGCGCCAGCAACACATGTGGCACCGCCATAACAAAAAAGAAATCCAATCCGATCACAAAAATTGCCGAGAGCGCCTCGAACGGATCATCGTATCGGTTGCGCATGGCAAGGCGAA
The nucleotide sequence above comes from Phaeobacter inhibens DSM 16374. Encoded proteins:
- a CDS encoding nucleotidyltransferase family protein: MTAIATLILAAGRASRMRGRDKLLESVDGTPLLVRICAAAKHSAETTYVTLPTPDHPRATVIRDHCQDARPVYVPDADEGMAASIRAGIGALSRAYDAVMILPADMPELTASDLAQVVAQSNSTPDQILRATSVDGTFGHPVVFPRRYFAALSQLTGDQGARAILREAQHQGAVICPVLLPDQHALTDLDTPEAWAAWRQARKSPPTG
- a CDS encoding Hint domain-containing protein; translation: MPCFTPGTTIATPYGACAVEDLSVGDRVMTRDNGLQPIRWIGQRQLDRNALQGAAHLQPVLVAEGALGNGMPERDLLLSPNHRVLITNDKTAFYFEDREILVAAKHLTGLSGVDAVETSSIDYIHFVCEGHEVVCADGAWIECFQPADQSQRGLDRAQREEVLMLFPQLQAQPSMPSPTPRPQRDRKGGVQWFIH
- the xylB gene encoding xylulokinase, translating into MYLGIDLGTSGLRALMTDAAGKPVASAEAQYDVQTPHPGWSEQDPGDWITALDQAMAQLQGSPGYSDICGIAVAGHMHGAVLLDGSDQVLRPCILWNDTRSAAEAAELDAAEKVRDLSGNIVFPGFTAPKLLWVQRHEPEIFANTAKVLLPAAYLNLHLTGRHVADMSDSAGTSWLDVGARDWSEWLLEAGHMRRDQMPDLVEGSAAAGTLRPELAVRWGLTGPVTIAGGAGDNAAAACGTGVMAPGQGFVSLGTSGVVLTARDGFRPDPATAVHTFCHAIPDRWYQMGVMLSATDCMNWLGRITGQSPADLTAGLGEELQPPGPVTFMPYLSGERTPHNSASLRGGFQGLSIATTAEDLARAVMEGVCYGLRDCLEALRKTGAEIDSCLVIGGGSKSAYWVKLLATILDLPLQLPKDGEFGAALGAARLARLAVTGDDPAEVLTAPESAMTVAPDPQLRDGYEAGYAAFRKRAAELT
- the xylA gene encoding xylose isomerase, which produces MMAGYFDDIAAITYNPESDGLAYRHYNPDEIVMGKRMEDHLRFAVCYWHNFVWEGNDPFGGQTFQRPWFPADTMDLARMKADAAFDMFRILGVPYYCFHDHDIRPEGASLAESHKRLNQIGDLLEQKMADGGPKLLWGTANMFSNRRYMSGASTNPDPDVFAYCASTVRACMDLTHRLNGENYVLWGGREGYETLLNTDLSRELEQMGRFLSMVVDYKHKIGFKGAILIEPKPQEPTKHQYDYDVATVYGFLKRFGLEKEVKVNIEQGHAILAGHSFEHEIAMAKALGIFGSIDMNRNDYQSGWDTDQFPNNVPEVALAYYEILRGGGLKTGGTNFDAKLRRQSLDAEDLIAAHVGAMDVCARGLRAAAAMLESDSLEAKRRDRYAGWTTAEAQAYLAEGATLEAIADQAEAKALNPQPVSGRQEQLEALVNRFV
- a CDS encoding LacI family DNA-binding transcriptional regulator — protein: MGKPTLHDVAAAAGVSYATADRVLNNRGGVAKKSQDRVRAAIADLGYQRDITAANLSRRRRYRFAVLMPAAQEGFFATLHADLEQEVAARSQARQQITLTQVPPFDAAALTCALEACAAEGYDGVCLVAVQDPSVDAALTGLRAQGVAVVTLVADSAAQARDTYVGIDNRSAGRTAGDLMRLAHRGGAAAQGQILPITGSLNARDHADRYAGFCDVVSADLRILPPLETGDDPDILEQALCRALRANPDISGIYNLGAGISGLISALAGTQQDDRPVVISHELCAATRDAVAQGLIDAVIDQKPAQEITAALAALVALSDGQPVDPLAGQITPAVHFKHNMPPQSAVGPEEGA
- a CDS encoding alanyl-tRNA editing protein, whose amino-acid sequence is MTEQLFLTDAYAQQAPAQITEHTSEGGLVLNQSVFYATGGGQPGDTGSLSWSDGAGDHHLPITNTVKGEAGRIVLIPAESKPLPAVGQEVTQALDWDRRFGHMRVHTALHLLSVVIPLPVSGGSIGAEKGRLDFDMPEAPEDKQALEDALNALIARDLEVSERWITEAELEANPELVKTMSVAPPRGNGRIRLVRIGSADEQIDLQPCGGTHVRSTAEIGPIRLGKVEKKGKQNRRVYLHLGG
- a CDS encoding DUF3772 domain-containing protein encodes the protein MIALMRGFVKCLAGLVLLISLAFPALAQLDARAKSYYEDWLRTANRAENVIDASRASNLALEQLRSELADFRQTFQVKRGENGERIQTLQGQLDALGAAPGEGEEEPEDIAQLRAALTQQLNQLKVPRIVAEEAYSRADGLINEVDKIVRERLTKRLFERGTSPLNPEHWPGALRDLVHASRAVGNETLSQLRNDTTSERISGDLVGLIAVLLIGLLLITRGRSWAHRAGDYLRRYGARGTGVWTFVVSLLQVLLPLIGVIFLAAAVDLSGILGVRGSIILDSVPAWAFIILSFHWLGEQLYANQIENDLLPVQEGNQAETRFLIDMMAVILVLQDAFATIERIQNIPESSAAVYAFPLITCAALILLRLHRIGAKQRQAQSDEDGEEGAIAAGANRIIAVVRRSIYLLGFAGPVLAAIGYLNAAESVIYPSMLTLAVLAGLFVLHRFLGDLYGFVSGKGMAARDSLFAALIGFALALLALPLLALIWGARVADLTELWSNFLEGFQVGDTRISPTAFITFVAIFAVGYGLTRLVQGSLRNALLPKTRIDVGGQNAIASGMGYVGIFLAALVAVSMAGLDLSSLAIVAGALSVGIGFGLQTIVSNFVSGIILLVERPVSKGDWIEVGGLMGYVRDISVRSTRIETFDRTDVIVPNSDLITGTVTNYTRGNTVGRVIVPVGVSYGTDPRKVEAILMEVAKAHPMVLMNPPPSVVFQGFGADSLNFEIRAILRDVNWVLSVKSDMNYDIARRFDEAGIEIPFAQRDIWIRNPDALAAAATEAAQGIKAPEAAVTASNPPPSPSKKRPDRPDLDDLSSADDGDGSEDGDADR